A genomic region of Castor canadensis chromosome 16, mCasCan1.hap1v2, whole genome shotgun sequence contains the following coding sequences:
- the Ceacam18 gene encoding LOW QUALITY PROTEIN: cell adhesion molecule CEACAM18 (The sequence of the model RefSeq protein was modified relative to this genomic sequence to represent the inferred CDS: inserted 1 base in 1 codon; substituted 1 base at 1 genomic stop codon) produces MERRSQAGESFYNQKLLCTGVSGNCPRMVWDHPFSLSPSVTLLASRICQASGQVFISPDSLIGIERGQSTLTLENVPEDAQEYSWYRGADDSTGNMIFSYKPPNTRLPGPMYSGRENXTRTGSLVIRMSALNDTGNYAVSVDTINNTQKKSGWLQILELGSNPGISANATSLVEGMDSMAADCHINVSNIMWYLNGIPAFSSNXMTISPDSGTLVIHEVSRHDATLQCVTEHYPDILQRSETIYLTVDYECLEL; encoded by the exons ATGGAGAGGAGGAGTCAGGCTGGGGAATCATTCTACAACCAGAAACTCTTGTGCACTGGTGTTTCTGGGAACTGTCCCAGGATGGTATGGGACCATCCATTCTCCTTGTCTCCTTCAGTCACTCTGCTGGCCAGCAGGATCTGCCAGGCCTCTGGCCAAGTCTTCATCAGCCCAGACTCACTCATCGGGATTGAGCGAGGTCAGAGCACGTTGACCTTGGAGAACGTTCCTGAGGATGCTCAGGAGTACAGCTGGTACCGTGGTGCTGACGATAGCACAGGAAACATGATTTTCAGCTATAAACCTCCCAACACCCGGCTCCCTGGGCCCATGTACAGCGGCCGGGAGA TGACCCGCACAGGCAGTCTGGTGATCAGGATGTCTGCTTTAAATGACACAGGGAACTACGCTGTTAGTGTGGACACCATCAACAACACCCAAAAAAAGTCCGGCTGGCTCCAGATTCTAG AGTTGGGGAGCAACCCGGGCATATCAGCCAATGCCACCTCCCTGGTAGAGGGCATGGATTCCATGGCTGCAGACTGTCACATCAATGTCTCCAATATCATGTGGTATTTGAATGGCATACCAGCATTCAGTAGTAACTAGATGACAATTTCTCCAGACAGCGGGACTCTCGTCATCCATGAGGTCAGCCGCCATGATGCTACACTCCAGTGTGTGACAGAACATTACCCAGACATTCTTCAGAGAAGTGAGACCATCTATCTAACTGTGGATTATGAGTGTCTGGAGTTGTGA